One part of the Terrimicrobium sacchariphilum genome encodes these proteins:
- a CDS encoding response regulator yields MQRSLRTNVVLWFLFVALAVAGAGLVGFKRLSNYIRHEAEEQMMAKMDHVDDVLDAINRIYLELVHSSMRLLKLLGSEMGPAHLAQTPKGLRLSFGDHLVGMDTSLVDKVRAIMGGTATIFEKRGNEFVRVSTNVLHKDGTRATGTVLDPTGPVIETILKGQSFFGVTEILGKPYITGYEPIRAANGEIIGIYYVGYALETLSTIRDALETRGVLENGFFALLDHDDEVVFHTQNAAGENVSALAKRVAKHERLSSQWHVRIATFQPWDYDVVAAMYLPDVSARTIAIIWQVYGLASAIILGVLIVSFWLASRLSDALTQTEASRQEALRARDSAESANRTKSTFLANMSHELRTPMNAIIGYSEMLIEEAEDMDLKEFTPDLQKIRGAGKHLLALINDILDLSKIEAGKMTLFLEDFAVQGMVEDVVATIQPLVEKNGNSLDLDIASDCGIIHTDLTKVRQTLFNLLSNAAKFTENGRISLTVRRTPAPEERILFAVADTGIGMTQEQLGRLFQAFSQADASTTRKYGGTGLGLVISRKFCTMLGGDIRVTSEPGKGTEFTVDLPVTAPKVPQEFTTPGAAPTPAKAQQQQNVLIVDDDQDSAEILKRTLEKSGYSVVVAQSGADALELVRKQPPIAITLDVMMPGMDGWSVLSKLKSDPATSSIPVIMVTMLQDRNLGFSLGASEFLTKPVNQEQLRQVLLKLGGHPKDYILVVEDEESNRTLIGRILEKEKIRYQEASNGREALDLIAEEKPALILLDLMMPVMDGFEFLDLLRKTPDYAGIPVVVITAKDLTPEERAQLAGRVNSILQKGAVDREKLLRDITAMLEASRKV; encoded by the coding sequence ATGCAACGCTCTCTCCGCACCAACGTTGTCCTTTGGTTCCTTTTTGTGGCGCTCGCAGTCGCGGGTGCGGGCTTGGTCGGTTTCAAGCGATTGTCGAATTACATCCGCCACGAGGCCGAGGAGCAGATGATGGCCAAGATGGATCATGTCGATGATGTGCTCGACGCCATCAACCGCATTTACCTCGAGCTGGTGCACTCCTCCATGCGCCTGCTGAAGCTGCTCGGCTCCGAAATGGGACCGGCCCACCTGGCACAAACCCCAAAGGGACTCCGACTGTCTTTTGGAGACCATCTCGTCGGCATGGACACCTCATTGGTGGACAAGGTGCGAGCCATCATGGGCGGTACCGCGACGATCTTTGAGAAACGCGGCAATGAGTTTGTCCGTGTCAGCACGAATGTCCTGCACAAGGATGGAACCCGCGCCACCGGCACCGTCCTCGACCCCACCGGTCCTGTGATCGAGACCATTCTCAAGGGGCAGAGCTTTTTCGGAGTCACGGAAATCCTGGGCAAGCCCTACATCACCGGGTACGAGCCAATACGCGCGGCAAACGGCGAGATCATCGGTATTTATTATGTCGGTTACGCTCTCGAGACGCTTTCGACGATCCGCGATGCGCTGGAGACCCGGGGAGTGCTGGAGAATGGATTCTTCGCACTGCTCGATCACGACGACGAGGTGGTTTTTCATACGCAAAATGCTGCGGGTGAGAATGTCTCGGCCCTCGCCAAGCGCGTCGCCAAACACGAAAGGCTCTCGTCGCAATGGCATGTTCGCATCGCGACCTTCCAGCCATGGGACTACGATGTGGTGGCGGCGATGTATCTGCCTGACGTCTCGGCCCGTACGATCGCCATCATCTGGCAGGTCTACGGGCTCGCGAGCGCCATTATCCTCGGCGTGTTGATCGTCTCCTTCTGGCTGGCCTCCCGGCTTTCCGATGCACTCACCCAGACGGAAGCCAGCCGGCAGGAGGCTCTACGGGCGCGGGACTCCGCAGAATCTGCCAACCGCACGAAGAGCACCTTCCTGGCCAATATGAGCCATGAGCTTCGCACTCCGATGAATGCCATCATCGGCTATAGCGAGATGCTGATCGAAGAGGCGGAGGACATGGACCTGAAAGAATTCACTCCCGATCTGCAAAAAATCCGCGGGGCAGGTAAACACCTTCTGGCTTTGATTAACGACATCCTCGATCTGTCGAAGATCGAGGCGGGCAAGATGACACTCTTCCTCGAGGATTTTGCGGTCCAGGGAATGGTGGAAGATGTCGTGGCCACCATACAGCCTCTGGTGGAAAAGAATGGCAACTCGCTCGATCTCGATATCGCCAGCGACTGCGGGATCATTCATACCGACCTAACAAAGGTCCGGCAGACGCTTTTCAATCTGCTAAGCAATGCGGCAAAGTTCACCGAGAATGGTCGTATATCCCTGACCGTCCGACGCACCCCGGCACCCGAAGAGCGCATTCTTTTTGCCGTGGCGGATACAGGCATCGGCATGACCCAGGAACAGCTCGGCAGGCTCTTTCAGGCCTTTAGTCAGGCCGATGCTTCCACGACGCGTAAATACGGCGGCACAGGTCTCGGCCTTGTCATCAGCCGCAAGTTCTGCACGATGCTCGGGGGGGACATCCGCGTGACGAGCGAACCGGGCAAGGGCACGGAGTTCACGGTTGATCTTCCGGTCACAGCTCCCAAGGTGCCGCAGGAGTTCACCACACCGGGAGCCGCCCCGACCCCGGCAAAGGCTCAGCAACAGCAAAACGTCCTGATCGTGGATGACGACCAGGATTCCGCCGAGATCCTGAAGCGGACGCTGGAAAAATCCGGATACTCCGTGGTCGTGGCCCAAAGTGGTGCGGATGCTCTGGAACTCGTGCGGAAGCAACCTCCAATCGCGATCACCCTCGACGTTATGATGCCCGGCATGGATGGCTGGTCGGTCCTGAGCAAACTGAAATCCGACCCGGCAACAAGCTCCATCCCGGTGATCATGGTGACGATGCTTCAAGATCGAAACCTGGGTTTCAGCCTGGGTGCTTCGGAGTTCCTCACCAAGCCGGTCAACCAGGAACAACTCCGACAGGTGCTGCTAAAGCTCGGAGGACATCCAAAGGATTACATCCTCGTCGTGGAGGATGAGGAGAGCAATCGCACGCTGATAGGCCGCATCCTCGAGAAGGAAAAAATCCGCTACCAGGAAGCGTCCAACGGTCGCGAGGCGCTCGACCTGATCGCAGAGGAAAAGCCTGCTCTGATCCTGCTCGATCTGATGATGCCAGTGATGGATGGCTTCGAGTTTCTCGACCTCCTGCGCAAGACACCCGACTACGCCGGCATCCCCGTGGTCGTGATTACCGCCAAAGATCTCACCCCGGAAGAACGTGCCCAACTCGCCGGGCGGGTGAACTCCATTTTACAAAAAGGCGCCGTCGACCGTGAGAAGCTCCTCCGGGACATCACGGCGATGCTGGAAGCATCCCGCAAAGTTTAG
- a CDS encoding NAD(P)H-dependent glycerol-3-phosphate dehydrogenase, with protein sequence MYKKISIIGAGGWGTALALLLAENRTAVRLWAHNPEVTKELVSQRTNEDYLPGVRLPPNVYATGNLADTLDADLMLLVPPSKALREVCGKLAGLGLPKEAVIVSCTKGLEHDTGKLMSEIIEEILPENPVAVLSGPNHAEEVAQRIPAAGVLGSKSPELLEPLQRVFSLPTFRAYTSDDVMGIQLGGALKNIFAIGAGVSDGFNMGDNAKAGLVTRALAEMMRLGIAMGGRRETFFGLSGVGDLMVTCFSRHSRNRKVGERLGRGESPAQIQESMQMVAEGIPTALSAWQVAQKLGIEAPITYEIYSVLYENKPPHEAMWGLLGRPPKPESDRDHRQG encoded by the coding sequence ATGTACAAAAAGATTTCCATCATTGGAGCAGGTGGCTGGGGCACGGCTCTGGCACTCCTCCTAGCGGAAAACCGCACCGCGGTTCGCCTCTGGGCGCATAACCCCGAGGTCACCAAGGAACTGGTTTCCCAGCGAACCAATGAGGACTATTTGCCGGGCGTCCGGCTCCCTCCCAACGTCTATGCCACAGGGAATCTGGCCGACACCTTGGATGCCGACCTGATGCTGCTCGTACCTCCCTCCAAGGCCCTCCGCGAGGTATGCGGCAAGCTCGCTGGCCTCGGGCTGCCTAAGGAAGCCGTCATCGTTTCGTGCACGAAGGGACTCGAGCACGACACCGGCAAGCTGATGAGCGAGATCATCGAGGAAATCCTTCCCGAGAATCCGGTGGCGGTGCTTTCCGGTCCAAATCATGCCGAGGAGGTGGCCCAGCGCATTCCGGCAGCGGGTGTACTCGGCTCAAAATCGCCGGAACTGCTCGAGCCTCTGCAGCGGGTATTCTCCCTGCCGACATTTCGCGCCTACACGAGCGATGATGTGATGGGTATCCAGCTCGGCGGTGCTTTGAAAAACATCTTCGCCATCGGAGCGGGAGTGTCGGATGGCTTCAACATGGGTGACAACGCCAAGGCAGGCCTTGTAACCCGTGCGCTCGCCGAGATGATGCGCCTCGGTATCGCAATGGGCGGTCGCCGGGAGACGTTTTTCGGCCTCAGTGGCGTGGGCGACCTCATGGTGACCTGCTTCAGCCGCCATAGCCGCAATCGCAAGGTCGGCGAGCGTCTCGGCCGGGGGGAATCCCCTGCCCAGATCCAGGAGTCCATGCAGATGGTGGCGGAGGGAATACCGACCGCGCTCAGCGCCTGGCAGGTCGCTCAAAAGCTGGGCATCGAGGCCCCGATCACCTACGAGATTTATTCCGTCCTCTACGAGAACAAGCCACCGCACGAGGCGATGTGGGGACTGCTGGGCCGCCCTCCCAAGCCGGAATCTGACCGGGATCACCGCCAGGGGTAA
- a CDS encoding allophanate hydrolase-related protein codes for MHDSETVRLGVVGAHLRGLPLNHQLLELGAQFAEQTVTAPEYRFYALPGTTPPKPGLVRSLQNGGSIEIEIWNLGFTSFGRFVAAVPSPLVIGNVKLASGVFVKGFLCEEYAIAGAQEITSLGSWRNFVAGS; via the coding sequence ATGCACGACTCTGAAACGGTACGGCTCGGTGTAGTGGGAGCCCATTTGCGAGGTTTGCCGCTGAATCATCAGCTCCTTGAGCTGGGAGCCCAGTTTGCCGAGCAGACGGTTACTGCACCGGAATATCGATTCTATGCTCTCCCGGGAACTACCCCGCCTAAGCCTGGACTCGTGCGTTCGCTCCAGAATGGCGGTTCAATCGAAATCGAGATCTGGAATCTGGGTTTCACCAGTTTCGGTCGCTTTGTGGCCGCCGTTCCCTCGCCTCTCGTGATCGGCAACGTGAAGCTCGCCTCCGGCGTCTTTGTGAAAGGGTTCCTTTGCGAGGAATACGCCATTGCCGGTGCTCAGGAAATCACGAGCCTCGGTTCCTGGCGGAACTTTGTCGCTGGCTCTTGA
- the msrB gene encoding peptide-methionine (R)-S-oxide reductase MsrB, whose protein sequence is MTKAFAAIILSITPLFSAMSSSISDSLPDQVTVVLADEKGQPLPPKSVPTVKKTDEEWLTQLGPERYKILRAQGTEIPFCGLLLDNKKKGIYFCAGCDLPLFSSDAKFHSGTGWPSFFQPFARENVLELRDTSHGMIRTEIRCARCGGHLGHVFEDGPKPTNLRYCLNSESLVFREFPAKGEH, encoded by the coding sequence ATGACCAAGGCCTTCGCGGCGATAATCCTGAGCATCACTCCACTTTTTTCCGCCATGTCATCCAGCATTTCCGATTCTCTTCCCGATCAGGTTACTGTCGTTCTTGCCGACGAAAAAGGGCAGCCTTTGCCACCAAAATCGGTTCCCACCGTGAAAAAGACCGATGAGGAGTGGCTGACGCAACTCGGACCCGAGCGGTACAAGATCCTCCGGGCTCAGGGAACCGAGATTCCTTTCTGTGGGCTCCTGCTCGATAACAAAAAGAAAGGGATATATTTCTGTGCGGGTTGCGACCTTCCGCTTTTCAGCTCGGATGCGAAATTTCATTCCGGCACGGGATGGCCGAGCTTTTTCCAACCGTTTGCAAGGGAGAATGTTCTGGAGTTGCGAGATACCAGTCATGGGATGATCCGCACGGAGATCAGGTGCGCCCGATGTGGCGGCCATCTGGGACATGTCTTTGAGGATGGCCCAAAGCCGACGAATCTGCGGTATTGCTTAAACTCCGAATCCTTGGTTTTCCGCGAGTTTCCGGCCAAGGGAGAGCACTGA
- a CDS encoding STAS domain-containing protein, giving the protein MSDLVISTEKVGSVSLLRLVGRLDAHGADLAEPAFQAVDHKTAVVIDLGGVPYLSSAGIRLFVALQKNLQSQGGKLVLAEVQPYCRDVLKVSGLDQFFTIEETVTRAFLELGEKNSVFTRPAGRFVYQHGEDRMGAIEVLGDIGNVLASRITPALMAGKKFSSKEYSIGLGALGPSDEDVLPLLGEMITIGGTMVWLPTDGNDTPDFLVPQQDSDSVLIRTGFNVSLAGEFNEYVEFEAASENGATLGEIYESLMALARERRPDFRGALGLAMRAEVGELYGCGVVKSPIAANAPENGKLITDPENYEKWFEYDQTPRLRDVSALICGIGVDQSADLSVFDSKYLNSAFYINPGNADSTGLKLHNHGVCFRPFPLGEKPWSLEREIQRIVNDGDFVDMRHLFDRTTIQWALIGVVYVEDFRPDSSQSV; this is encoded by the coding sequence GTGTCTGATCTCGTTATCTCCACGGAAAAGGTTGGCTCTGTTTCTCTACTACGTCTCGTCGGGCGTTTGGATGCCCATGGCGCAGACTTGGCCGAGCCCGCTTTTCAAGCGGTCGATCACAAGACGGCCGTGGTTATCGACCTGGGCGGTGTTCCTTACCTGAGCAGCGCAGGCATACGGCTTTTCGTCGCGCTGCAAAAGAATCTCCAGTCCCAAGGCGGCAAGCTTGTCCTGGCCGAGGTGCAGCCTTATTGCCGCGACGTGCTGAAAGTTTCCGGGCTCGATCAATTTTTTACGATTGAAGAAACGGTTACCCGGGCATTCCTGGAACTCGGGGAGAAGAACTCTGTTTTCACCCGACCGGCGGGACGGTTCGTTTATCAGCATGGAGAGGACCGTATGGGTGCCATCGAAGTGCTGGGTGACATTGGCAACGTCCTGGCTTCACGGATCACCCCGGCCCTTATGGCCGGTAAAAAGTTCTCCTCCAAGGAATACTCGATCGGCTTGGGCGCTCTCGGTCCCAGCGATGAGGATGTCCTGCCTCTGCTCGGCGAAATGATCACCATTGGCGGCACCATGGTCTGGCTGCCGACGGATGGCAACGATACCCCGGATTTCCTCGTTCCCCAGCAGGATAGTGACAGCGTGCTCATTCGCACCGGATTCAATGTCTCGCTGGCGGGAGAGTTTAACGAGTATGTGGAGTTTGAAGCGGCGTCGGAAAATGGTGCGACCCTGGGTGAGATTTACGAATCCCTGATGGCTCTGGCGCGGGAGCGTCGGCCGGATTTTCGCGGCGCCCTCGGCTTGGCCATGCGGGCGGAGGTGGGAGAGCTTTACGGTTGCGGAGTCGTGAAATCTCCCATCGCGGCGAACGCTCCGGAAAACGGCAAACTCATCACCGACCCGGAGAACTACGAGAAGTGGTTCGAGTATGATCAGACTCCGCGATTGCGCGATGTCTCCGCCTTGATTTGCGGGATCGGCGTTGACCAGTCGGCTGATCTCTCGGTTTTTGATTCCAAATACCTCAACTCGGCTTTCTATATCAATCCCGGCAATGCGGACTCTACCGGCCTGAAGCTCCATAACCACGGCGTCTGCTTCCGGCCGTTTCCGCTGGGAGAGAAACCCTGGAGCCTTGAGCGGGAAATCCAGCGTATCGTAAACGATGGGGATTTCGTCGACATGAGACATCTCTTTGATCGCACCACGATCCAGTGGGCGCTGATCGGGGTGGTCTATGTGGAGGATTTCCGTCCGGATTCGTCGCAATCCGTCTAG
- a CDS encoding DUF5069 domain-containing protein gives MTIIPELRSPSDPVGGLVFFGRTCDKIRLLGAGKLPELYLPFLGKNSDRGMDSRVCRLLQVNYRDLEKVVLDGASDEAALAWAFQNGTKPTDEEIEIFNAFVQKRGWRDEATSVLRKSVAEAGYPADQISTFVDYIDYDEGRPLKFAPDPAPPTKQLPAANPLPELISPHTKLGGVVYLARMISKIRLHEKGGLPPAWVENLGAKGSYFDGRICRFLGVEFEDLAAQVKAGASDEEVLAWTRANGRKFSEDALTIWNAFMTKRGWRDAGTATLTQRLEEAGYPAGAALTMFDFIDLDEGRPLVSQGA, from the coding sequence ATGACGATTATCCCCGAGTTGCGCAGTCCCTCGGACCCCGTGGGTGGACTGGTTTTCTTTGGCCGCACCTGCGACAAAATCCGGCTTCTCGGCGCAGGGAAGCTTCCCGAGCTGTACCTGCCTTTCCTGGGTAAAAACTCCGACCGCGGGATGGACTCTCGGGTCTGCCGCCTGCTTCAGGTAAACTATCGCGATCTGGAGAAGGTTGTTCTCGATGGAGCAAGTGATGAGGCTGCGCTTGCCTGGGCTTTTCAGAACGGCACCAAGCCGACGGATGAGGAGATCGAAATTTTCAACGCGTTCGTTCAAAAGCGCGGCTGGAGGGACGAGGCGACGTCTGTGCTTCGGAAATCCGTAGCCGAGGCAGGCTATCCCGCTGATCAGATTTCCACCTTTGTCGATTACATCGACTACGACGAGGGACGTCCGCTTAAGTTTGCCCCGGACCCAGCCCCGCCGACAAAGCAATTACCCGCAGCGAATCCGTTGCCGGAGTTGATCAGCCCGCATACGAAGCTCGGCGGCGTCGTCTATCTCGCCCGCATGATCAGCAAGATCCGCCTGCACGAGAAGGGCGGGCTGCCGCCAGCCTGGGTGGAAAATCTCGGCGCCAAGGGGAGCTATTTCGACGGCCGCATCTGTCGCTTTCTTGGGGTGGAGTTTGAAGATCTGGCTGCACAGGTCAAAGCCGGAGCCTCGGATGAGGAAGTGCTGGCCTGGACGCGAGCCAATGGTCGCAAGTTTTCCGAGGATGCGCTGACGATCTGGAACGCCTTCATGACGAAGCGCGGCTGGCGCGATGCCGGTACGGCGACGCTGACTCAACGCCTTGAGGAAGCCGGTTACCCGGCTGGCGCGGCGTTGACCATGTTTGACTTCATCGACCTCGATGAAGGACGTCCTCTGGTCTCGCAGGGAGCGTAA
- a CDS encoding FmdB family zinc ribbon protein — protein MPIYEYVAVEGGCPVCRKGFELRRPVSRPALTQCPVCRGPVKKVISSVNTPAISKPLSVSDAKKAGFAVYEKRDKGVYEKL, from the coding sequence ATGCCGATCTACGAATACGTGGCAGTTGAGGGAGGTTGTCCGGTTTGCCGCAAGGGCTTTGAGCTTCGACGCCCTGTGTCACGCCCTGCTCTCACGCAGTGCCCGGTCTGTCGTGGCCCGGTAAAAAAGGTGATCTCTTCGGTCAACACCCCTGCGATTTCCAAACCGCTCTCGGTTTCCGATGCCAAAAAGGCCGGATTTGCCGTCTACGAAAAGCGGGACAAAGGCGTTTACGAAAAGCTTTAG
- the plsY gene encoding glycerol-3-phosphate 1-O-acyltransferase PlsY, protein MLWILLLSTIVGAYLLGSIPSGFLVGRARGVDLRKEGSGNIGATNALRVLGKKWGYLVFAADAFKGFVATAGTVAIVEPIAPAYAIPMGVVAAAFCVVGHNFPVWLNFEGGKGIATSAGVMLGLFPIMVFISGLAVWLILFFVTRYVSVASIGASITLPTASAVLTLMGHCDWLRVSVAGILCIMALWRHRPNIQRLLAGTEKKFEKKRPSPQT, encoded by the coding sequence ATGCTTTGGATCTTGCTACTCAGCACCATAGTGGGTGCATACCTGCTGGGCTCGATACCCAGCGGCTTTCTCGTAGGCCGAGCCCGGGGGGTTGACCTCCGCAAGGAGGGTAGCGGAAATATCGGTGCCACCAATGCGCTACGAGTGCTCGGAAAGAAGTGGGGATACCTGGTTTTTGCCGCAGATGCCTTCAAGGGGTTCGTGGCTACCGCCGGTACGGTGGCCATCGTTGAGCCGATCGCCCCGGCCTATGCCATCCCCATGGGGGTCGTGGCAGCTGCGTTTTGCGTGGTGGGACACAATTTCCCCGTCTGGCTGAACTTCGAAGGAGGCAAAGGTATCGCGACTTCCGCCGGAGTGATGCTCGGGCTGTTCCCGATCATGGTCTTCATCAGCGGTCTCGCCGTCTGGTTGATTCTCTTTTTTGTCACCCGGTATGTCTCGGTCGCTTCGATCGGCGCATCGATCACCCTGCCAACCGCATCCGCTGTGCTGACTTTGATGGGGCATTGTGACTGGCTGCGCGTCTCGGTTGCGGGGATTCTTTGCATCATGGCGCTGTGGCGTCACCGACCGAATATTCAAAGACTTTTGGCCGGAACGGAGAAAAAGTTCGAAAAGAAGCGTCCCAGCCCCCAAACCTGA
- a CDS encoding response regulator, producing MAKILLVEDNELNRDMLSRRLSRRGYEVVIAVDGEEGIAHATGSSPDVILMDMSLPKVDGWEATRQIKANDATTSIPVIALTAHAMAGDREQALAAGCDDYDTKPIELDRLLAKIEAQLIRVGKAAPVK from the coding sequence ATGGCGAAGATCCTCCTGGTGGAAGACAACGAACTCAACCGTGACATGCTTTCCCGCAGACTTTCCCGTCGCGGATACGAGGTGGTCATAGCCGTAGACGGAGAAGAAGGCATCGCGCACGCGACAGGCTCGTCTCCAGACGTCATCCTGATGGACATGAGCCTGCCGAAAGTCGATGGCTGGGAAGCAACGCGCCAGATCAAGGCAAACGATGCCACCACAAGCATCCCGGTCATCGCTCTGACTGCTCATGCCATGGCCGGAGATCGTGAACAGGCTCTCGCGGCAGGATGCGACGACTATGACACCAAGCCGATCGAACTTGACCGTTTGCTGGCCAAGATCGAGGCCCAGTTGATCCGCGTGGGCAAGGCTGCCCCGGTGAAATAA
- a CDS encoding GlsB/YeaQ/YmgE family stress response membrane protein has translation MGILSAIIIGLLVGAIAKLLMPGRDPGGWIITILLGIAGSFVAGFLGRSLGWYQDGEPAGFLASVGGAIIILVLYRLIGGRRRSV, from the coding sequence ATGGGAATACTCTCTGCAATCATCATTGGGCTGCTCGTCGGAGCGATCGCGAAACTTTTGATGCCGGGTCGTGATCCGGGTGGGTGGATCATCACCATCCTCTTGGGAATAGCCGGTTCCTTCGTGGCGGGATTTCTGGGCCGTTCTCTCGGCTGGTATCAGGACGGCGAACCGGCAGGATTTCTCGCCTCTGTCGGCGGAGCGATCATCATTCTCGTCCTTTACCGTTTGATCGGCGGCCGCCGCCGCTCGGTGTAA
- a CDS encoding SpoIIE family protein phosphatase, with translation MPEFDKASLSKLRHDLRTPINHIIGYGELLREDLVDQGITELSDLQRIEDAARRLLEMITESLSDDAPSPRPPALITAQDESIPVDSVTPPAITGHLLIVDDNAENSHLLARTLERQGHRTSEVQNGLEALALLAEKPFDVVLLDVLMPELDGYETLGRIKADPNLRHIPVIMISALDELKSVVRCIEAGAEDYLPKPFDPTLLRARVGACLEKKRFRDQEQAYLEQIDETRKRLQSELQEAARYVSSILPEPTDDPFHIRWAYNPSTELGGDSFGYHWIDEDHFAIYLLDVCGHGVGAALLSVAAINVMRTMSLQNVDFREPAEVLRGLNDTFPMERHNNMYFTIWYGVYHKGTARLRHTSGGHPPAVLFVPGEDAPRLLRSPGMLIGAMPGATFHSEDTQVPPGSRLCVFCDGAYEIRREKEEMLDFETEFLPFLNSHRASEKLPDELLTWIRSFSRQEALDDDYSFLTIDFPA, from the coding sequence ATGCCCGAGTTTGATAAAGCGTCGCTGTCGAAGCTCCGGCACGACCTCCGCACGCCGATCAATCATATCATCGGCTACGGCGAGCTTTTACGGGAGGATCTGGTGGATCAGGGTATCACGGAACTCAGCGACCTCCAGCGCATCGAGGATGCCGCGCGTCGCCTGCTGGAGATGATCACGGAATCCCTCAGCGACGATGCCCCCTCCCCGCGCCCGCCGGCACTCATCACCGCGCAAGACGAGTCAATACCAGTCGACTCCGTCACGCCCCCTGCGATCACGGGCCATCTCCTCATCGTTGACGACAATGCGGAAAACAGCCATCTCCTGGCGCGCACATTGGAACGCCAGGGGCATCGCACCAGCGAGGTACAGAATGGGCTCGAAGCGCTCGCCTTGCTCGCGGAAAAACCGTTCGACGTCGTGCTCCTTGATGTCCTGATGCCGGAACTCGATGGGTATGAAACGTTGGGCCGAATCAAAGCCGATCCCAACCTCCGCCACATCCCTGTCATCATGATCTCGGCCCTCGATGAGCTCAAAAGCGTCGTCCGATGCATTGAGGCGGGAGCGGAAGATTACCTTCCCAAGCCCTTCGACCCCACTCTGCTACGCGCCCGGGTCGGCGCATGTCTCGAGAAAAAGCGCTTCCGAGATCAGGAGCAAGCCTACCTCGAGCAGATCGACGAGACGCGCAAACGCCTGCAATCCGAGCTCCAGGAGGCCGCCCGCTATGTCTCCAGCATCCTGCCCGAGCCAACCGACGATCCATTTCACATCCGCTGGGCCTATAATCCCTCCACCGAGCTTGGCGGCGATTCCTTCGGCTATCACTGGATCGACGAGGACCACTTTGCCATCTACCTGCTCGACGTATGCGGCCATGGTGTCGGCGCCGCCTTGTTGTCCGTGGCAGCCATCAATGTGATGCGCACGATGTCGCTTCAGAATGTCGACTTCCGCGAGCCCGCCGAGGTGCTCCGCGGCTTGAACGACACGTTTCCGATGGAGCGGCACAACAACATGTACTTCACCATCTGGTACGGCGTCTATCACAAGGGCACCGCCCGTCTGCGCCACACCTCGGGAGGCCATCCTCCAGCTGTACTTTTCGTCCCCGGCGAGGATGCGCCTCGTCTGCTGCGCTCACCCGGGATGCTGATTGGAGCGATGCCGGGAGCGACATTTCATAGCGAGGACACACAGGTGCCCCCGGGCTCCCGGCTCTGTGTCTTCTGTGATGGTGCCTATGAGATTCGCCGGGAGAAGGAGGAAATGCTCGATTTTGAAACGGAGTTTCTCCCCTTCCTGAACTCCCATCGCGCCAGTGAAAAGCTGCCTGACGAGCTCCTGACCTGGATCCGTAGCTTCAGCCGGCAGGAGGCCTTGGACGACGACTACTCCTTCCTCACAATCGACTTTCCCGCCTAG